aaattaaaaaaataataaaattaatataaaatagctTTTTGCTCAACTTCTTATTTAacctgaatttaaaaataaattatgtggaATTTGTCTTGACATgacttaattaaattgatcAGTTCAAAGTGGACTTGAtcgactaataaaaaaaattaaaattaaaaaaataataaaattaatataaaaaaatatatcacccAAGTCTTTAATTAGCTGGGGTATGAATAAGAtggaaataaattatcaatttcaCATTTGAGGTgggaattaaaaatatataatatagtatgTAAGATGATttgattattgataaaaaaaaatatagaaatttaagTGAAGTGGGAAAACATGATTATAATAAATGAAGCCAGATTCGAAttagaaaacagtcagaaaaaataattagttgatTAAGGATCTAGCAAGGGTTGAGGGGGGAATTTACATTGAGCAGTAatgtttctttgttctttgcaatatatataattaaccaaGATCAACGACCAAACTGTAAATCAATGGGAGAATTAATAATTTCCAAATACTAGATTTCTCACTGAATTCCGAACATCAatcattctttctttatttcttttcaaaatcagAATTAAAGAACAAAGTACAAATTGAATTCGAATTTTCTTTTGGGCTACTGAACAAGAAGGTTAGCCCTCCCCGGAGCTCGAGCTGTTTCCCTCTACTCCATCAGCAGTAACATCAAAGGTGTAAGATCCTCCATCCTCCGCTCTGTGCTTCGGCAATGACAGTAGGTATCCTATAGCGGCAAAGGGGGCAGATATCCTTCGTTTTGAACCACTGGCTAATGCAATCTCTGTGGTAAACATGAGAGCAAGGCATCTGAGCAGCTTTGTCAAACGTCAACTCTTCCGTGCATACCACACATTCTCCATATGATTTAGACGTAGTATTCTCTTCTTTTACTGCTTTCATCTCCGATCTTTCAGTGCAACCTCCGCCGTAATGATTCCGATGTTTCAGACGTTGCACTGCTTCCTCCATCGCCTTTAGAATCTCTTCGCACGCAATACGTTCATCGTAGACGTCTTGTCGATCTACAATGGCCTCAACATCAACCGCAACATAAACAGCACTCCCAGCTCTACCACCCCTTGTAATCAAGCGACGCTTTTCTGATACAATCGCCGCTAGTATCTCTTTATGTATGGTTTCTGGGACCCCCATGTACGCCAAAGCCTCCACCGATTTCTTACAAAGAAAACTATTTTCTTCGTCAGAACAAGGAGCTTCAACCGTCCTACTCGTGCCCGTCTTTCGGATTTCCGGAAGATATATCTTGTAATGCGAATCCGATCCGACACCGGGCGCTAGCATGTAACGGCGGAGAACATTCACAAGATTGAACTCAACTATTGCTGACGGCAGGTTATGGTTGCAGCCAAATTCGGTCGTCGTTCTCTGATAAGACAGAGAAACGACGCGTCTGCAAACGTGCAGCAGTTCTGGATGAAACCTACTTCTACTATCATCAACAAATTCCCCTCTTAGACAGAATTTGTAGAGAGTAGGAGTCGACATGGCGATCTGTGCtgtacaa
This genomic interval from Populus alba chromosome 1, ASM523922v2, whole genome shotgun sequence contains the following:
- the LOC118055390 gene encoding uncharacterized protein; its protein translation is MSTPTLYKFCLRGEFVDDSRSRFHPELLHVCRRVVSLSYQRTTTEFGCNHNLPSAIVEFNLVNVLRRYMLAPGVGSDSHYKIYLPEIRKTGTSRTVEAPCSDEENSFLCKKSVEALAYMGVPETIHKEILAAIVSEKRRLITRGGRAGSAVYVAVDVEAIVDRQDVYDERIACEEILKAMEEAVQRLKHRNHYGGGCTERSEMKAVKEENTTSKSYGECVVCTEELTFDKAAQMPCSHVYHRDCISQWFKTKDICPLCRYRIPTVIAEAQSGGWRILHL